One Nocardia huaxiensis genomic window, GCTGGCCGCCCAGGGCGATCCCGAGGTCGCGCGGATCGTCGCGGGCCGCAGCGGAGGTTTCACGCAACCCCGGTGAGCGATCGGACCGCACCTCATCCGTGATGGGCGACGTGCCCGCCGCCGGTCTCGGCTTGACTCGCGCTGTGCGAAAGATGCTGATTCCGCTCGCCCTGGCACAGTTCATCTGCAGCTTCGCCGGCTCGAGCATGAATGTGATGATCACCGATATCGGGACGGATCTGCACACCACGGTCGCAGGGGTGCAGCTGGCGATCACGGTCTTCCTGCTGGTGATGGCCGCGCTCATGATTCCCGGCGGCGCGCTCACCGAACGCTGGGGGCGAAAACGCTGCTTCCAGCTGGGGCTGCTCATCTACGCGGCGGGCGCGTTGCTGAGCGCCGTCGCACCCGGTCTGGGCGTGCTCATCCTCGGCAACTCGATACTCGAGGGCGTGGGAACGGCCCTGCTCATCCCGCCGGTGTACATCCTGACCACCCTGCTGTTCACCGATACCGCCGCGCGCGCCGGGGCGTTCGGCCTGATCACCGGGATGGGCGGGGTGGGGGCGGCGACCGGGCCGCTGATCGGCGGGGTGATCTCGACGACGATCTCCTGGCGGGCCGTCTTCCTGTTCCAGGTGCTGATCATCGTCGTCATCATGGCGCTGGGCCGGAGGATCTCCGATCCGCTGCCCGCCGTGCCGGATCGGCCGTTCGACCTGGTGGGGACCGTGCTGTCGGCGAGCGGCATGGTGTTCCTGGTGCTGGGAATCATGCAGGCGAACAATGGATTCAGCGTGATGATGCTGCAGATCGCGGTGGGCGTCCTGGTGCTGGCCGCCTTCGTGTTGCACCTGCGTTCGCGTGAGCGGCTGGGCCGCCCGGTCCTGTTGTCGCTGAGCATGTTCGGCAACCGGACCTCGAATCTGGGTCTGATCACGCAGAACATCCAGTGGTTGCTGCTGATGGGCAGTTCCTTCGTCGTCGCCACCTATCTGCAGGTCGTGCGCGGCTTCAACGCCGTCGAGACGGGCGTGATCTGCACGGCCGCCACCATTGGAATCCTGTGCAGCTCACTGCTGGCCGCGCGGTCGGCCCGAAATCATCCGGCGCGGGTGATGATCATCGCCGGCTTTCTGGTGACGATCGCGGGCATGGTGGTCCTGCTCGTCCTCGTGCGCGCCTGGCATTCGGCCTGGGCATTCACGCCCGGACTGCTGCTCACCGGTCTGGGCCTCGGCGCGATGCTGACGCCCTCGGTCAATGTGGTCCAGTCGGCGTTCCCCGAAGATCAGCAGGGCGAGATATCGGGACTGTCCCGCGCGGTGTCGAATCTGGGTTCGGCCCTGGGTACCAGCATCGCCGGCACGCTGCTGCTCGTCAGCCTGGCCACGCCCGGCCGGGCCTATCTGCTGGCGGTGGCCGTGCTGGTCGCTTTCGCGGTCGCCGGGCTGGTAGCGGCCTGGTTCCTGCCTGTCACCCAGCCGGAGCCGGTCGAGAATTCCGGCTAGGTCGTCCACCGCGACGAACTTGCAGTTTCTGAAAAATTGCAGATTCTGCTAGATTCTCGGGCATGGGTGAGGCGAAGGGCAGCGAGCCGGAACTCGGGCTGCGCGAGCGCAAGAAACGACAGACGAAGATCGATCTGTGCATGGCGGCGCGACGGCTGACGATCGAGAAGGGCCTGGACGCGACCACCACCGATGACATCGCCAAGGCGGTCGGGGTGTCGCCGCGCACGTTCTTCAACTACTACGACACCAAGCTGGACGCGGTCGTCGGGCCGGTGACCGAGATCGGAACCCCGCAGGCGCGCACGGAATTCGTGGCCGGCGGTCCCACCGGGGTGCTCATCGACGACGTGGTGTGGCTGTACGCCTCCGGCTACGAGCCGGAAGACGAAGTGCGCGAAAGCATTGCGCTCGTCGCCGAGATCATCAAGACCGAGCCGCGCGTGCTGGCCGGATTCATCGCCGCCGGAGCACGGCACGAGGCGGCGGTGGGGGAGCTGCTGACCGCGCGCCGGGGCGCGCAGGTCTCGGCCGAATTCGCCGGAGTCACCGCAGGAATCATGTCCAACCTCACCACCCGGGCAGCAATGTCGTTGGCCGCCGATCCTTCTCGGTCGCTGGCCGAGGCGCTGCGAGCGCAGTGCGCATTGGCGGCCGACCTGTTCCGCCGACCTGATGAGAGATGAAGGAGTAGTGCCGATGACCACGACGGCTGATTCGCCGCCGACCCCGATCGTCCTGACGCAGAAACGAATCTGGCTCATCTTCGCCGCGCTGATCGCCGGCATGTTCCTGGCCAGCCTCGATCAGACCATCGTGGGCACCGCCATGCCGACCATTGTCGGCGAGCTGGGCGGCGTCAACGAAATGGCGTGGACCGCAACGTCCTACCTGCTGGCCACCACCATCGTCATGCCCATCTACGGCAAATTCGGCGACCTGTTCGGCCGCCGCTGGCTGTTCCTGTTCGCCATCGGCGTCTTCACCGCGGCGTCGGTCGGCGCGGCGCTGGCCACCGGATTCTGGGAGTTCATCGCCTTCCGCGGCCTGCAGGGCGTGGGCGGCGGCGGTCTGATGATCCTGGCGCAGGCCATCATCGCCGATGTGGTGCCGGCCAAGGACCGCGGCAAATACATGGCCCCGATGGGCGCGGTGTTCGGTCTCACCTCGGTGGCCGGGCCGCTGCTGGGCGGTTTCTTCGCCGATCACACCGGCTGGCGCTGGTGCTTCTGGATCAATGTGCCGATCGGGCTGGCGGCCTTCGCCGTCGCGTTCAAATACCTCAACATTCCCAGCCATCGGCCCAAGGCGAGGCCGGACTACCTCGGCGTCGTGCTCATGTCGGCGGCCACCACGCTGCTCATTCTCGTAACCGATTGGGGCGGTAAGCGTTACGCGTGGGATTCCGCGGTGATTCTGGCCATGATCGCCGCCCTGGTGCTGGTGGTCGGCGTGTTCATCATGGTGGAGGCGCGGGCCGAAGAACCCATGCTGCCGCTGTGGCTGTTCCGCAATCGCACCTTCGTGCTGACCTCGGCCATCGGCCTGGTGGTGGGCCTGGTCATGTTCGCGGCGCTCGCGTTCATCCCCACCTATCTGCAAATGGCCACCGGCGCTTCGGCTTCGGTGTCCGGCCTGCTGCTGATCCCCATGATGGTCGGCATGATGGCCACGCTCATCACCTCCATGAACGCCATCACCAAGACCGGCCGCTACCGCGTCTATCCGCCGCTGGGCGCACTCATCATGGGCGCCGGCATGCTGTGGCTGACCCAGCTCAGCGCGAGCACCTCCATGTGGGTGGTGTCCGGGATGCTGCTGGTCATGGGCGCGGGGCTGGGCCTGATCATGCAGATCATCGTGCTGGTGGTGCAGAACGCGGTTGCGCCCGATCAGATCGGCACCGCGACCAGCGCCAACAACTACTTCCGGGAAATGGGCGGCGCGATCGGCGTGGCGGTCTTCGGGTCGATCTTCACCAACCGGCTGACCGAGGGACTCACCGGCGCGTTCCGGGACAACTGGGCGCAGGCGGCGGGCTCCGGGGTGGATCCGAGCGCGCTGGTGCCGTCGGTGGTGAAAAACCTTCCCGCCCAACTGCACGACGCGATCGTGGGCGCATACGTCGACGCCCTGGTGCCCGGGTTCTGGTACCTGATTCCCGGTGTGGCCGTGGCCTTCCTGCTGGCGCTGTTCATCCCGCACCTGACGCTTTCCGACGAGGCGGGCATGATCGCTCGCGGTGAAGCGGTGCTGGAGGAGGATCTGCCGAAGGCGGACGCGAAGGCATAGTGACGGTTCAACCGTTGTAGCGGAAGACATTGTCCCAGTGGCGATCCAGATCCTGTTTCGCCCGGGGCAATGTCACCGCGTGCAGCCCGCCGCTCTCGTCCGCGGTCACCAGGCCGAGCTCGCGCAGCGTGCCCAGCCCGTCCTGGACATCGAAGTCGAAGGTGGTGTTCCAGCGTTCGCGGAACCAATCCTCGACCTTCTTGTCGAGGTCGGCGGTGCTCAGCGGCCGGTCGGCGGTGCGCAGGAAGTGGTAGGCCAGTACGGCTTCGGTGACCTCGGATTCCTCGGCCGCGCCGAGCAGATGGTGGAAGACGCCCGCGCCATTGTCGAGATTGCGGAAGTACAGGTGCTCCTGCAGCGACTTCATGAGCTTGATCTTGCGATTCTTGAACTTGGAGAACTGCCGCACCAGATAGCCGCCCAGCGCCGCCATG contains:
- a CDS encoding MDR family MFS transporter, with protein sequence MTTTADSPPTPIVLTQKRIWLIFAALIAGMFLASLDQTIVGTAMPTIVGELGGVNEMAWTATSYLLATTIVMPIYGKFGDLFGRRWLFLFAIGVFTAASVGAALATGFWEFIAFRGLQGVGGGGLMILAQAIIADVVPAKDRGKYMAPMGAVFGLTSVAGPLLGGFFADHTGWRWCFWINVPIGLAAFAVAFKYLNIPSHRPKARPDYLGVVLMSAATTLLILVTDWGGKRYAWDSAVILAMIAALVLVVGVFIMVEARAEEPMLPLWLFRNRTFVLTSAIGLVVGLVMFAALAFIPTYLQMATGASASVSGLLLIPMMVGMMATLITSMNAITKTGRYRVYPPLGALIMGAGMLWLTQLSASTSMWVVSGMLLVMGAGLGLIMQIIVLVVQNAVAPDQIGTATSANNYFREMGGAIGVAVFGSIFTNRLTEGLTGAFRDNWAQAAGSGVDPSALVPSVVKNLPAQLHDAIVGAYVDALVPGFWYLIPGVAVAFLLALFIPHLTLSDEAGMIARGEAVLEEDLPKADAKA
- a CDS encoding TetR/AcrR family transcriptional regulator, translating into MGEAKGSEPELGLRERKKRQTKIDLCMAARRLTIEKGLDATTTDDIAKAVGVSPRTFFNYYDTKLDAVVGPVTEIGTPQARTEFVAGGPTGVLIDDVVWLYASGYEPEDEVRESIALVAEIIKTEPRVLAGFIAAGARHEAAVGELLTARRGAQVSAEFAGVTAGIMSNLTTRAAMSLAADPSRSLAEALRAQCALAADLFRRPDER
- a CDS encoding MFS transporter — its product is MLIPLALAQFICSFAGSSMNVMITDIGTDLHTTVAGVQLAITVFLLVMAALMIPGGALTERWGRKRCFQLGLLIYAAGALLSAVAPGLGVLILGNSILEGVGTALLIPPVYILTTLLFTDTAARAGAFGLITGMGGVGAATGPLIGGVISTTISWRAVFLFQVLIIVVIMALGRRISDPLPAVPDRPFDLVGTVLSASGMVFLVLGIMQANNGFSVMMLQIAVGVLVLAAFVLHLRSRERLGRPVLLSLSMFGNRTSNLGLITQNIQWLLLMGSSFVVATYLQVVRGFNAVETGVICTAATIGILCSSLLAARSARNHPARVMIIAGFLVTIAGMVVLLVLVRAWHSAWAFTPGLLLTGLGLGAMLTPSVNVVQSAFPEDQQGEISGLSRAVSNLGSALGTSIAGTLLLVSLATPGRAYLLAVAVLVAFAVAGLVAAWFLPVTQPEPVENSG